One genomic window of Azospirillum thermophilum includes the following:
- a CDS encoding TAXI family TRAP transporter solute-binding subunit yields the protein MGIATTTGGRLVRKLLLGLLLAVAGGLPAGAADPRGTSANGGTVGVVSGGVEGTYVRIASDLASVLDDGDALRILPMLGKGSVQNLKDIALLRGIDVGIVQSDVLAYAKRERLLPNIDRRINYIAKLYNEEFHILAGPDVKSIGDLAGKAVNVDVQGSGTHMTATLIFDMLGIRVRPETTDQTVALDRLRKGEIAAMAYVAGKPTRLFRDLKAGDGLHFLPVPLSAELLDTYLPSRLTSADYEGLIKPGEEVETVAVGAVMAVYGWERNTDRHRKVARFVDAFFGRFDEFLKAPRHPKWKEVNLAATIPGWTRFEPAEAWLRQASAAGGPQGAAVKQEFETFVSQRGIPPQQAEKLFEQFLLWQARSPQ from the coding sequence ATGGGCATCGCAACCACCACCGGCGGCAGGCTCGTCCGCAAGCTGCTCCTCGGGCTTCTGCTCGCCGTCGCGGGCGGGCTGCCGGCCGGCGCCGCCGATCCGCGCGGGACGAGCGCCAACGGCGGCACGGTCGGCGTCGTGTCGGGCGGGGTCGAGGGCACCTATGTGCGCATCGCCAGCGATCTCGCCTCCGTGCTCGACGACGGCGACGCGCTGCGCATCCTGCCGATGCTGGGCAAGGGATCGGTGCAGAACCTGAAGGACATCGCCCTGCTGCGAGGCATCGACGTCGGGATCGTGCAGTCCGACGTGCTGGCCTATGCCAAGCGGGAGCGGCTTCTGCCCAACATCGACCGGCGGATCAACTACATCGCCAAGCTCTACAACGAGGAGTTCCACATCCTCGCCGGCCCGGACGTGAAGAGCATCGGGGACCTGGCGGGCAAGGCGGTGAACGTCGACGTGCAGGGCAGCGGGACGCACATGACCGCCACGCTGATCTTCGACATGCTGGGCATCCGGGTGCGGCCGGAAACGACCGACCAGACCGTGGCGCTGGACCGGCTGCGCAAGGGCGAGATCGCCGCCATGGCCTATGTCGCCGGCAAGCCGACCCGCCTGTTCCGCGACCTGAAGGCGGGCGACGGGCTGCATTTCCTGCCGGTGCCGCTGTCGGCAGAGCTTCTCGACACCTATCTGCCCTCCCGCCTGACCAGCGCCGACTACGAGGGGCTGATCAAGCCCGGCGAGGAGGTGGAGACGGTCGCGGTCGGCGCCGTGATGGCGGTCTATGGCTGGGAGCGCAACACCGACCGCCACCGCAAGGTGGCGCGCTTCGTCGACGCCTTCTTCGGCCGGTTCGACGAGTTCCTGAAGGCGCCGCGCCATCCCAAATGGAAGGAGGTCAACCTCGCCGCCACCATCCCCGGCTGGACCCGCTTCGAACCGGCGGAGGCCTGGCTGCGGCAGGCGTCGGCCGCCGGCGGGCCGCAGGGCGCGGCGGTGAAGCAGGAGTTCGAGACCTTCGTGTCCCAGCGCGGCATCCCGCCCCAGCAGGCGGAGAAGCTGTTCGAGCAGTTCCTGCTGTGGCAGGCCCGGTCGCCGCAGTGA
- the copM gene encoding CopM family metallochaperone, which produces MKTAALLRAACLLSLGTALLAPPALAQGPAQGQGQAQGQGHGGPGMPGHPRGTMQQGMPDGAMPKDPTARAYMDAMRRMNHAMMAVPMTGDADRDFAAMMLEHHKGAIDMARLEVEHGSDPELKRMAQKMIDDQTREVENLQDWLKRHPTGAVRR; this is translated from the coding sequence ATGAAGACCGCCGCGCTGCTGCGCGCCGCCTGCCTGCTGTCCCTCGGCACCGCCCTGCTCGCCCCGCCCGCCCTCGCCCAGGGACCTGCGCAAGGCCAGGGACAGGCCCAGGGGCAAGGCCATGGCGGACCGGGGATGCCGGGCCATCCCCGCGGCACGATGCAGCAGGGCATGCCGGACGGGGCCATGCCGAAGGACCCGACCGCGCGCGCCTACATGGACGCCATGCGCCGGATGAACCATGCGATGATGGCGGTGCCGATGACCGGCGACGCCGACCGCGACTTCGCCGCCATGATGCTGGAACACCACAAGGGCGCCATCGACATGGCCCGGCTGGAGGTCGAGCACGGCAGCGATCCCGAGTTGAAGCGGATGGCGCAGAAGATGATCGACGACCAGACCAGGGAAGTCGAGAATCTCCAGGACTGGCTGAAGCGCCATCCGACCGGGGCCGTCAGGCGGTGA
- a CDS encoding PQQ-dependent sugar dehydrogenase, with protein sequence MRRSSPPAAGPAILLAALLSAALLSACDNDPAPPGYGADPRLPEPQRGLLPSMKIADPAPWGDRRPAVPDGYAVAPIATGLGIPRQTLVLPNGDILVAEGRGGGAPALRPKDVIAGVIKARGTTPVKSGNRLTLLRDRDGDGAYEERTVFAENLNAPYGLALAGGQLYVANQDALVRFAYSDGQTQADGPPVKVTDLPSAINHHWTKSLAASPDGRFLYVGIGSNSNITERGMEAEVDRAMIWQVDARTGAHRPYATGIRNPTALAIQPGTDTLWAVVNERDELGPDLVPDYLTSVREGGFYGWPYSYWGQTVDPRVQPQDPRKVASAIRPDYSLGAHVAALGVAFSAPAMGARFAEGVFVGEHGSWNRSVPSGYKVVFVPFRDGSPAGPPVDVVTGFLGEDGKTRGRPVGVTVDPRGALIVADDLSNTVWRVTPAQRSSAVGEPPRPGAPPP encoded by the coding sequence ATGAGACGGTCCAGCCCGCCGGCCGCCGGCCCCGCCATCCTGCTGGCCGCCCTGCTGTCCGCGGCCCTGCTGTCCGCCTGCGACAACGATCCGGCGCCGCCCGGCTATGGCGCCGACCCGCGCCTTCCCGAACCGCAGCGCGGCCTGCTGCCCAGCATGAAGATCGCCGATCCCGCGCCGTGGGGCGACCGGCGGCCGGCCGTTCCGGACGGCTATGCCGTCGCGCCCATCGCCACCGGCCTCGGCATTCCGCGCCAGACCCTCGTCCTGCCCAACGGCGACATCCTCGTCGCCGAGGGGCGCGGCGGCGGGGCGCCGGCGCTGCGGCCGAAGGACGTCATCGCCGGGGTCATCAAGGCGAGGGGGACGACCCCGGTCAAGAGCGGCAACCGCCTGACCCTGCTGCGGGACCGCGACGGCGACGGCGCCTACGAGGAGCGCACGGTCTTCGCCGAGAACCTGAACGCGCCATACGGGCTGGCGCTGGCCGGCGGCCAGCTCTACGTCGCGAACCAGGATGCCCTGGTGCGGTTCGCCTACAGCGACGGGCAGACACAGGCCGACGGGCCGCCGGTCAAGGTCACCGACCTGCCCTCCGCGATCAACCACCACTGGACCAAGTCGCTGGCCGCCAGCCCGGACGGGCGCTTCCTCTATGTCGGCATCGGCTCCAACAGCAACATCACCGAGCGCGGGATGGAGGCCGAGGTCGACCGCGCCATGATCTGGCAGGTGGACGCCCGGACGGGCGCGCACAGGCCCTATGCCACCGGCATCCGCAACCCGACCGCTCTGGCCATCCAGCCCGGCACGGACACGCTGTGGGCGGTGGTGAACGAACGCGACGAGCTCGGCCCCGACCTCGTCCCCGACTACCTCACCTCGGTCCGCGAAGGCGGCTTCTACGGCTGGCCCTACAGCTACTGGGGACAGACCGTGGATCCGCGCGTGCAGCCGCAGGACCCGCGGAAGGTCGCCTCGGCGATCCGGCCGGACTACAGCCTGGGGGCGCATGTCGCGGCGCTCGGCGTCGCCTTCTCCGCTCCGGCGATGGGCGCCCGCTTCGCCGAGGGGGTGTTCGTCGGCGAGCATGGCAGCTGGAACCGCAGCGTGCCCAGCGGGTACAAGGTGGTCTTCGTGCCGTTCCGCGACGGCAGCCCGGCCGGTCCGCCGGTCGACGTGGTGACCGGGTTCCTCGGCGAGGACGGCAAGACCCGCGGCCGGCCCGTCGGCGTCACGGTCGATCCGCGGGGCGCCCTGATCGTCGCCGACGATCTGTCCAACACCGTGTGGCGCGTCACGCCCGCGCAGCGCTCCTCCGCCGTCGGGGAGCCGCCGCGGCCGGGCGCCCCGCCGCCTTAA
- a CDS encoding carbohydrate-binding domain-containing protein, whose translation MATVSGELIDVTIAVNAWGTPAAGVWPHFVLRLDGKEIGQTYVTSTSQSRYVFTTKVAADQAHNLQLWYDNDVVINGQDRNLSVKSFEINGNTILSIDNSVRYDTGAVDGLKVVTGQTDMNSGGALNVPLPAAFFAPAPVPGDDAPPVMTTTITVKAWGVPAGGRAPHFKLLVDGTVVGDAWVTSQTAADYKFTANVNPNEAHKIQIWYDNDDNVNGVDRNLFVKSIDVDGQTFASTSEFASYDIGAVDGRNVVKGQEGLYWGGALSFGLPEDVFGGPYVPPPPPPPPPPKATVEIVVNASGASAGGIPPHFKLLVDGKVIGDAKVGATSTTAYKFDAEIDPTKGHTVQVWYDNDSWANGQDRNLFVKSISIAGHTIASTDASMVTYDKGAVDGKDVVKGQEGLYWGGALNFKAGPEYFSPAPIITAPKGPAFYVAANGKDTWSGKLAVPNADGTDGPFASLEKAQAAMRASDIDTTYVRGGTYHLTKTLELTGLDNGHSFKNYPGEKVTLSGGEVVKGFVDEGNGIYAAKLSAASYLDLIVGGQRQHLAELGHYDNGDVTSGWMFADAGGSGVDGRFAIRYHTGDMKASDIAPGTIIQVMDAERLGDVLSTITSVNDATRLITMKTGSGMSYAEGTTYKLLNNAAFVDQAGEFAWRPSDGKLVYKPADPAHFEASGVEVPRLGTLIRLNGTSNVTIDGFTFTNTTTDGNALVLTNAQHNYISDNVFQNVGTGIKLTAGSSNNFVAHNAMNHLANNGIELDGRSNANNVYANSISNIGEFRKAVAGIFGTGVDNNLISNNDIDHSARYGISLKDYGGTSNTVNYNNIIQYNKISYTGLETADGGAIEILGRSSKDTGNIIQGNRIEHASGLATSNSDQWLHNHKGFGVYLDDMAGGITVRDNFIKDADWASIQIHGGDNNVVTNNFAVLASNIEDFIRLEWAPKHGAAGNLLNNSITGNVVVGTLPLDDYVELLSPGTFVIDKNLTYNVPGYGYQDVYANPMFTNPYWGDYSLQASSRAFEMGIHDLAWVKMGADAYGVVGSLQTFWDGV comes from the coding sequence ATGGCAACCGTTTCGGGCGAACTGATCGATGTCACCATCGCGGTCAACGCATGGGGGACGCCGGCCGCCGGTGTCTGGCCGCACTTCGTGCTGCGCCTGGACGGCAAGGAGATCGGGCAGACCTACGTGACGTCGACCAGCCAGTCCCGCTACGTCTTCACCACCAAGGTCGCGGCCGACCAGGCTCATAACCTTCAGTTGTGGTACGACAACGATGTCGTCATCAACGGCCAGGACCGCAACCTGTCGGTCAAGTCGTTCGAAATCAACGGCAACACCATCCTGTCGATCGACAATTCGGTGCGCTACGACACCGGCGCGGTGGACGGGCTGAAGGTCGTCACCGGCCAGACCGACATGAATTCGGGCGGCGCGCTGAACGTCCCGCTGCCCGCCGCCTTCTTCGCCCCCGCCCCGGTGCCGGGCGACGACGCCCCGCCGGTGATGACGACCACCATCACCGTCAAGGCCTGGGGCGTCCCGGCCGGCGGCCGCGCCCCGCACTTCAAGCTGCTGGTCGACGGCACGGTGGTGGGCGACGCCTGGGTCACCAGCCAGACCGCGGCCGACTACAAGTTCACCGCCAACGTGAACCCCAACGAGGCCCACAAGATCCAGATCTGGTACGACAACGACGACAACGTCAACGGCGTCGACCGCAACCTGTTCGTGAAGTCGATCGACGTCGACGGCCAGACCTTCGCGTCGACCAGCGAGTTCGCCTCCTACGACATCGGCGCCGTCGACGGGCGCAACGTGGTCAAGGGGCAGGAGGGACTCTACTGGGGCGGCGCGCTCAGCTTCGGCCTGCCGGAGGACGTGTTCGGCGGCCCCTACGTCCCGCCGCCCCCGCCTCCGCCGCCGCCGCCGAAGGCCACCGTCGAGATCGTGGTGAACGCGTCGGGCGCCTCGGCCGGCGGCATCCCGCCGCACTTCAAGCTGCTGGTCGACGGCAAGGTGATCGGCGACGCCAAGGTCGGCGCCACCAGCACCACCGCCTACAAGTTCGATGCGGAGATCGACCCGACCAAGGGTCACACCGTCCAGGTCTGGTACGACAACGATTCCTGGGCGAACGGCCAGGACCGCAACCTGTTCGTCAAGTCGATCAGCATCGCCGGCCACACCATCGCCTCGACCGACGCCAGCATGGTCACCTATGACAAGGGTGCCGTGGACGGCAAGGACGTGGTGAAGGGGCAGGAGGGGCTCTACTGGGGCGGCGCCCTGAACTTCAAGGCCGGGCCGGAGTATTTCTCGCCCGCTCCGATCATCACCGCGCCGAAGGGGCCGGCCTTCTACGTGGCCGCCAACGGCAAGGATACCTGGTCGGGCAAGCTGGCGGTTCCCAACGCCGACGGCACCGACGGCCCCTTCGCCAGCCTGGAGAAGGCGCAGGCCGCCATGCGGGCGAGCGACATCGACACGACCTATGTCCGCGGCGGCACCTACCACCTGACCAAGACGCTGGAACTGACGGGGCTCGACAACGGCCACAGCTTCAAGAACTACCCCGGCGAGAAGGTGACGCTGAGCGGCGGCGAGGTGGTCAAGGGCTTCGTCGACGAGGGCAACGGCATCTATGCGGCCAAGCTGTCCGCCGCCTCCTACCTCGACCTGATCGTCGGCGGCCAGCGCCAGCATCTGGCGGAACTCGGCCATTACGACAACGGCGACGTCACCTCCGGCTGGATGTTCGCCGATGCCGGCGGCAGCGGCGTCGACGGTCGCTTCGCCATCCGCTACCACACCGGCGACATGAAGGCGTCGGACATCGCCCCCGGCACCATCATCCAGGTGATGGACGCCGAGCGGCTGGGCGACGTGCTCTCCACCATCACCTCGGTCAACGACGCGACCCGCCTGATCACCATGAAGACCGGCTCCGGCATGTCCTATGCCGAGGGCACCACCTACAAGCTGCTGAACAACGCCGCCTTCGTCGATCAGGCCGGCGAGTTCGCCTGGCGCCCGTCGGACGGCAAGCTGGTCTACAAGCCGGCCGACCCGGCCCATTTCGAGGCGTCGGGCGTCGAGGTGCCGCGGCTCGGCACGCTGATCCGCCTGAACGGCACCAGCAACGTCACCATCGACGGCTTCACCTTCACCAACACCACCACCGACGGCAACGCCCTGGTGCTGACGAACGCCCAGCACAACTACATCAGCGACAACGTCTTCCAGAATGTCGGGACGGGCATCAAGCTGACCGCCGGCTCGTCCAACAACTTCGTCGCCCACAACGCGATGAACCACCTGGCCAACAACGGGATCGAACTGGACGGCCGCAGCAACGCCAACAACGTCTACGCCAACAGCATCAGCAACATCGGTGAGTTCCGCAAGGCGGTGGCCGGGATCTTCGGCACCGGCGTCGACAACAACCTCATTTCCAACAACGACATCGACCACAGCGCCCGCTACGGCATCTCGCTGAAGGATTACGGCGGCACCAGCAACACGGTGAACTACAACAACATCATCCAGTACAACAAGATCAGCTACACCGGACTGGAAACCGCGGATGGCGGCGCCATCGAAATCCTGGGCCGGTCCAGCAAGGACACCGGCAACATCATCCAGGGCAATCGGATCGAGCATGCGAGCGGCCTGGCGACCAGCAACAGCGACCAGTGGCTGCACAACCACAAGGGGTTCGGCGTCTATCTGGACGACATGGCCGGCGGCATCACGGTGCGCGACAACTTCATCAAGGACGCCGACTGGGCCTCGATCCAGATCCATGGCGGCGACAACAACGTGGTGACCAACAACTTCGCGGTGCTTGCCAGCAACATCGAGGACTTCATCCGGCTGGAATGGGCGCCCAAGCATGGGGCTGCCGGCAACCTCCTGAACAACAGCATCACCGGCAACGTCGTCGTCGGCACCCTGCCGCTCGACGATTACGTCGAGCTGCTGAGCCCCGGCACCTTCGTGATCGACAAGAACCTGACCTACAACGTGCCGGGCTACGGGTACCAGGACGTCTACGCCAACCCGATGTTCACCAACCCCTACTGGGGCGACTATTCGCTGCAGGCATCGTCCAGGGCCTTCGAGATGGGCATCCATGATCTGGCCTGGGTGAAGATGGGGGCCGACGCCTACGGCGTCGTCGGCAGCCTGCAGACCTTCTGGGACGGCGTCTGA
- a CDS encoding DUF2231 domain-containing protein — protein sequence MAATFVQGPPRAIHPVHAVLLASTVPLFLGGLLGDVAYARTQQIQWSNFAAWLIAAGMVFAGLALSWGLVDLVRAPRRGGRPLLYVLLLLAVFVLGLNSSFIHARDAWGSMPEGLVLSAVVAVLAVLATWVGFSSLRAGGRP from the coding sequence GTGGCTGCCACCTTCGTCCAGGGACCGCCGAGGGCGATCCATCCCGTCCATGCGGTGCTGCTCGCCAGCACCGTCCCGCTGTTCCTGGGCGGCCTGCTCGGCGACGTCGCCTATGCCCGCACGCAGCAGATCCAGTGGAGCAACTTCGCCGCCTGGCTGATCGCCGCCGGCATGGTCTTTGCCGGCCTCGCGCTGTCGTGGGGGCTGGTCGACCTCGTCCGGGCGCCGCGGCGCGGCGGGCGGCCCCTCCTCTATGTTCTGCTGCTGCTCGCCGTCTTCGTCCTCGGCCTCAACAGCTCGTTCATCCATGCGCGCGACGCGTGGGGCAGCATGCCGGAGGGGCTCGTCCTCTCGGCGGTCGTCGCCGTGCTGGCGGTCCTGGCGACCTGGGTCGGCTTCTCCAGCCTTCGCGCGGGGGGCCGGCCATGA
- a CDS encoding NAD(P)/FAD-dependent oxidoreductase, with product MLNDPRTHGLWETSAPPAPATTALAGDVAADVCIIGGGYTGLSAALHLAEGGARVALLEAVEIGFGGAGRNVGLVNAGMWVMPNALIEVLGPVYGERLLDALGNGPALVFDIIGRHGIDCQAVHNGTLHCAVGATGLSELEDRERQWQARGAPVKLLDAAETARRVGTAAYAGSLLDLRAGTIQPLAYARGLAAAALKAGAGLYTRSAAVAAEQSDGRWRIRTAGGSVSAERVIVATDFYGTGPWSELRGEQIYLPYFNFATEPLPAEMLAAILPGREGCWDTKEVLSSFRFDKAGRLVFGSVGALRGTGTAIHKSWSRRALKALFPQFGAEIDGLRFESEWYGRIGMTTDNLPRFHKLDRNVFAMCGFNGRGISPGTVSGRLLARLLLGEIAEDELPLPATPVGAPPLRAAKGAAYEVGAQLVHLVEARF from the coding sequence ATGCTGAACGACCCGCGCACCCACGGGCTCTGGGAAACCTCCGCGCCGCCCGCCCCGGCGACCACGGCGCTGGCGGGCGACGTCGCCGCCGACGTCTGCATCATCGGCGGCGGCTACACCGGCCTGTCGGCCGCGCTGCATCTGGCCGAGGGGGGCGCCCGCGTCGCCCTGCTGGAGGCGGTGGAGATCGGCTTCGGCGGCGCCGGGCGCAATGTCGGGCTGGTGAACGCCGGCATGTGGGTCATGCCGAACGCGCTGATCGAGGTGCTCGGCCCGGTCTACGGCGAGCGGCTGCTGGACGCGCTGGGCAACGGCCCCGCCCTCGTCTTCGACATCATCGGGCGCCACGGCATCGACTGCCAGGCGGTCCACAACGGCACCCTGCACTGCGCGGTCGGCGCGACGGGGCTGAGCGAACTGGAGGACCGCGAGCGGCAGTGGCAGGCGCGCGGCGCGCCGGTCAAGCTGCTGGACGCGGCGGAGACGGCGCGCCGGGTCGGCACCGCCGCCTATGCCGGGTCGCTGCTCGACCTGCGGGCCGGGACGATCCAGCCGCTGGCCTACGCCCGCGGTCTTGCCGCCGCGGCGCTGAAGGCGGGCGCCGGCCTCTACACCCGCAGCGCGGCCGTCGCGGCCGAGCAGTCGGACGGGCGCTGGCGGATCCGCACGGCCGGCGGCTCCGTCTCGGCGGAGCGGGTGATCGTGGCGACCGACTTCTACGGCACCGGCCCGTGGTCGGAACTGCGCGGCGAGCAGATCTACCTGCCCTATTTCAACTTCGCGACCGAACCGCTGCCGGCGGAGATGCTGGCGGCCATCCTGCCGGGCCGCGAGGGCTGCTGGGACACCAAGGAGGTGCTCAGCTCCTTCCGCTTCGACAAGGCGGGCCGGCTGGTGTTCGGCAGCGTCGGCGCCCTGCGCGGCACCGGCACCGCCATCCACAAATCCTGGTCCCGGCGGGCGCTGAAGGCGCTGTTCCCGCAGTTCGGCGCGGAGATCGACGGGTTGCGGTTCGAGTCCGAATGGTACGGGCGGATCGGCATGACCACCGACAACCTGCCGCGCTTCCACAAGCTGGACCGCAACGTGTTCGCCATGTGCGGCTTCAACGGCCGCGGCATCTCGCCGGGCACCGTCTCGGGCCGGCTGCTCGCCCGCCTGCTGCTGGGCGAGATCGCGGAGGACGAGCTGCCCCTGCCGGCGACGCCGGTCGGCGCCCCGCCGCTGCGCGCAGCGAAGGGCGCCGCCTACGAGGTGGGCGCCCAGCTCGTCCATCTGGTCGAGGCGCGGTTCTGA
- a CDS encoding LysR family transcriptional regulator yields the protein MQSPRRFLPSLPLLSAFEAAARTGSITAAARELSLTQSAVSRQIKALEEQLEVQLFHRERQTIRLTPGGDTYAREIRDALRKITSASLNLRANPYGGTLTLAILPTFGNRWLAPRLPKFLAANPGITINLLTRITRFDFRLEPVDAAIHFGTADWPGADVAFLRPETVVPACSPELRDRFAFREPADIRKAPLLHLTSRPDAWERWLETYGVAANAVHGMLFDQFATVAQAAISGLGVALLPLFLFEEELASGRLVPALDLPTASSASYYLVWPTDRATHPPLIAFRDWLLEETAPDRP from the coding sequence ATGCAGAGCCCGCGCCGCTTCCTGCCCTCCCTGCCCCTGCTCTCCGCCTTCGAGGCCGCCGCCCGCACCGGCAGCATCACCGCCGCCGCCCGCGAGCTGTCGCTGACGCAGAGCGCCGTCAGCCGCCAGATCAAGGCGCTGGAGGAACAGCTTGAGGTGCAGCTCTTCCACCGCGAGCGCCAGACCATCCGCCTGACGCCGGGCGGCGACACCTATGCCCGCGAGATCCGCGACGCGCTGCGCAAGATCACCAGCGCCTCGCTGAACCTGCGCGCCAACCCCTATGGCGGCACGCTGACGCTGGCCATCCTGCCGACCTTCGGCAACCGCTGGCTGGCGCCGCGGCTGCCGAAGTTCCTGGCGGCCAACCCCGGCATCACCATCAACCTGCTGACCCGCATCACCCGCTTCGATTTCCGGCTGGAGCCGGTGGACGCCGCCATCCATTTCGGCACGGCGGACTGGCCGGGGGCCGACGTGGCCTTCCTGCGGCCGGAGACGGTGGTGCCCGCCTGCAGCCCGGAGCTGCGCGACCGCTTCGCCTTCCGCGAGCCGGCGGACATCCGCAAGGCGCCGCTGCTGCACCTGACCTCGCGTCCCGACGCCTGGGAGCGCTGGCTGGAGACCTACGGCGTGGCGGCGAACGCCGTGCACGGCATGCTGTTCGACCAGTTCGCCACCGTGGCGCAGGCCGCGATCTCCGGCCTGGGCGTCGCGCTGCTGCCGCTGTTCCTGTTCGAGGAGGAGCTGGCGAGCGGCCGGCTGGTCCCGGCGCTCGACCTGCCGACGGCGAGCAGCGCCTCCTACTATCTGGTCTGGCCGACCGACCGCGCCACGCATCCGCCGCTGATCGCCTTCCGCGACTGGCTGCTGGAGGAGACCGCCCCCGACCGGCCCTGA
- a CDS encoding glutamine synthetase family protein has translation MGFMEDFIKKNRITEVECLVPDMSGIARGKIVPAEKFLRILRDRGLRLPEAIFVQTVTGEYPEDDDVTSDENSDIYMIPDERTIRFVPWYEEPTAQVITDCVYADGSPVDFSPRHVLKRVLALYDERGWKPVVAPELEFFLVQVNKDPDYPLVPPVGRNGRVESGRQAFGIDAVNEFDPIFEMVYDYCEAQDIDIDTLTHEAGAAQIEINFNHGEPLELADQAFLFKRTAREAALRHNVYATFMAKPMQGEPGSAMHIHQSVVDAAEGRNLFATPDGSDTPLFHAHVAGLQKYLPYVMPLLAPNVNSYRRLVPNSDAPINVHWGRDNRTTGLRVPVSPADSRRVENRVAGADANPYLAIAASLACGYLGMVQGLEPTEPVKGSAYRLAFTLPRHQSEALSKFNSCRPVKEVFGEKFIDAFTVVKEAEYEAYNRVISSWERENLLLNV, from the coding sequence ATGGGATTTATGGAAGACTTCATCAAGAAGAACCGCATTACCGAGGTTGAATGTCTTGTCCCCGACATGTCGGGCATCGCCCGCGGCAAGATCGTTCCGGCCGAGAAGTTCCTGCGCATCCTGCGCGACCGCGGCCTGCGCCTGCCCGAGGCGATCTTCGTCCAGACCGTGACCGGCGAGTATCCGGAGGACGACGACGTCACGTCGGACGAGAATTCCGACATCTACATGATCCCCGATGAGCGGACGATCCGCTTCGTCCCCTGGTACGAGGAGCCGACGGCGCAGGTCATCACCGACTGCGTCTATGCCGACGGCAGCCCGGTCGATTTCTCGCCCCGCCATGTCCTGAAGCGCGTCCTCGCCCTCTACGACGAGCGCGGGTGGAAGCCGGTGGTGGCGCCGGAGCTGGAGTTCTTCCTGGTGCAGGTCAACAAGGATCCCGACTATCCGCTGGTCCCGCCGGTCGGCCGCAACGGCCGGGTGGAGAGCGGGCGGCAGGCCTTCGGCATCGACGCCGTCAACGAGTTCGATCCGATCTTCGAGATGGTCTACGACTATTGCGAGGCGCAGGACATCGACATCGACACGCTGACCCACGAGGCCGGCGCCGCGCAGATCGAGATCAACTTCAACCACGGCGAGCCGCTGGAGCTGGCCGACCAGGCCTTCCTGTTCAAGCGGACGGCGCGCGAGGCGGCGCTGCGCCACAACGTCTACGCCACCTTCATGGCCAAGCCGATGCAGGGCGAGCCGGGCAGCGCCATGCACATCCACCAGTCGGTGGTCGACGCCGCCGAGGGGCGCAACCTGTTCGCCACCCCCGACGGCAGCGACACGCCGCTGTTCCACGCCCATGTCGCGGGGCTGCAGAAGTACCTGCCCTACGTCATGCCGCTGCTGGCGCCCAACGTGAACTCCTACCGGCGGCTGGTGCCGAACTCCGACGCGCCGATCAACGTCCATTGGGGCCGCGACAACCGCACCACCGGCCTGCGCGTTCCCGTTTCGCCCGCCGATTCGCGCCGGGTGGAGAACCGCGTGGCCGGCGCCGACGCCAACCCGTACCTCGCCATCGCCGCATCGCTCGCCTGCGGCTATCTCGGCATGGTGCAGGGGCTGGAACCGACCGAGCCGGTGAAGGGTTCCGCCTACCGGCTGGCCTTCACGCTGCCGCGGCACCAGTCGGAGGCGCTGAGCAAGTTCAACAGCTGCCGTCCGGTGAAGGAGGTGTTTGGCGAGAAGTTCATCGACGCCTTCACCGTCGTGAAGGAGGCGGAGTACGAGGCCTACAACCGCGTCATCAGCTCGTGGGAGCGGGAGAACCTGCTGCTGAACGTCTGA